The region CATCAGTCATATCTGAATCAACATTAAGAAAAATACTGGGTGCTTTAAGCAATATAATTTATTAGTACAAATATAGTAAGAAATGCAATCAATTGGAAATGACAATGAACACAGTACAAACATGCAAAGGTACAGGGCAATATAACTTCAAAAAAAGTAGCTAATCCAAGTCTAATCCGGCATGATAGAACATTGTTTTCCTTTATTCTTACGATGGTCTCAAAAATAATGACGAGTATATCCCCAAGATGAGAAACATATGACCTGAGTTTATGCCTGGCTAACATACTACACTTATCGAACAAAGACTGAGCTATCCACATCTGCTGTCCCTCCTCCATCTCTGCTCCGTCGCCTCTGTCACGGCCTAACCCACACTACACCTTCCACGGCGACCTGTATGGAAGGTGGTGGTGCTGAGCCCCGTGCGCTGGAGACAGCGACAAGAGCTCCACAAGCAGTAGCAGTGTGATGCCACCGACGCTAGCAACAATACCTGCAGGGTCGGCTTGGATGGTTCCCATCACCTCCATGGCCCTTCCTGTTCACCATCCTCCATCCATCCCCACCAGACCAGGAGGAGGAGCAGTGTGACAGCCACTCCGCTGCCCGGTCTGAGCCGGCAAGCAGAGAGAGCTCTTCCAGCGCCATGATGAGAAGTAGCTCCACAGACGCCGGCAGCGACACCGCTAATCTGACTTGAACCGCTTCGGTTTCTGTCACCTCCCTCTCCTTTTCCTGCCTGCCCGCCTCCCTGGCGCCATCCCCACAACCGCCTCGCTCGTCTGCCCATAATATGCCAGGGTTTGAGTCTTGCAACAATGGCCCTCTGTGTGACCGTCGAGATCAGGGATCAGAGAGAGCACCTTTTAGTTGTTCGAACAGGGGCTAAACCACTCACAGCTTCTTGCGGCTTCCTAATGACACGAGCAGTTAACCAAATTCAGGCCACACATAGGTGTAATACCCCACTCCTGCTTTTTGTGTGTTTGATGGATGGTGTACAAATGAACTACAAGCTTGAGCTGAGTACTCACAGCTAGTTTTGGTAGTGCTCGGGTGGGCTTCTAGCTGCCCCAGGcacccttctcttcttcctctctagaTTCTTCTCTAAAAGCTAGCCATCAAGTTCTTGGGATCCTGCACCTCGACATGGCTCAAGACAATCGACAACTCTTTGACGGTGTAAGTGACTCCGGCCGAGGCTCAAACGGAGGGTCATTGGCTTGGCGGTCTTGGAGCAGGCTCGCAAAAAGCAGCGTGCAAGATTGGCCAACATCAAAGAGGGGGACGCAAACACAAAAAAATTCAACGAAGGATCAACGGAAGGCGTCGCAAAAACTACATCCATAGGATCAAGCACAACCATGGGTGGATCAACGAGCATGAAGGAAAAGAGAAGGTGATTCATGACCACTTCGCCTAGGCCAACCGTGGGTGGATCACCGAGCATGAAGGAGAAGAGAAGGTGATTCATGACCACTTCGCCgatgccatggggaaggagaattCGCGGCATCATGATTTTAATTGGGATGAGCTAGGCCTCAAGCTGCATAACTTGGACTCCCTCGCGGAGcccatttcttcggaggaggtccaAGAGGCCATCAATCTTATGCCGAGCGATAAGGCTCCCGGGCCGGATGGATTCACCGGGATATTCTTCAAGTCTTGTTGGGACATCATAAAAGAGGATGTCACACATGTGATCTCGCTCTTCAGCAACCTCCACACCAACAACCTTCATTGGCACAACTCAGCTAACATTGTGCTTATTCTGAAAAAGGAGGGCGTCGAGGAATCACCGACTTCCGGCGTATTAGACTCATCCACGCCATCACTAAGATTGTCGCCAAAATCTTAGCAATGCGGCTTGCCCCACACATGAACAAGTTAGTCTCCAACGCCCAAAGTACCTTCATAAAGACGAGGAGCATTCCTGACAATTTCATGTACGTGAAAAATCTTGCGCAACGCCTCCACAAGAGCAAAACCCCGtccctcctcctcaagatggacattCCGAAGGCCTTCGACTCCCACCAAGTGGGAATATATCATTGACATCACACAACACCGTGGACTCCCAAGCACTTTCCGGAATTGGATCACCACTCTTGTGCACCTCCTCTTCGAGGGTGCTCCTCAACAGCATCCCCGAAAATCATATCACACATGGTCACGACCTTCGTCAAGGGGACCCCTCCCCCCCTACTTTTTCTCATCGCCATCGACCCTCTTCAGAAAATCCTCGATATGGCCATCATCAGAACTTCCCTCTACGCCGACAATGCGGCTATGTTCATCGCCCCCATCAAGAAAGACATAGACAATCTCTCCCTCTTGCTTAATGCATTTGGCGACATCACGAGCCTCCACATGAACTTTCAGAAAATCTCAGTGGTTCCAATTCAGTGTGGCCACATCCCCCATGATGATATTCTCCAAAGCTTGTCGGCTTCGATGAAATATTTGGGTCTACCCCTCTTGGTCTGGCAACTCAAAGTCAGGGATTTTCAGTTCCTTGTGGACAAGATGGTTGTCGAGCTTGTCCCCTGGGATGGCCAAAGTATCATCGCCATTAGACGTGCTGCTCTTGTCAAGTCCGTGCTCTTCTCGCAAGCCATCTACTTTATTACCCCGCTCATTGTCCACCCAAGCATCCTACATAATGTCAACAAGCTTGATAGGGCCTTCCTTTGGGCGGGAACAGACAAGACCATCGGTGCAAAGTGCAAGGTTAATTGGGACACAGTTTGCCGACCATTCGAGTATGAACTCGGCATTCTTAATTCGGTGAAAATTGCGAGAGCTCTTCGTCTGCGGTGGCTTCGGTACTAGCTGAAGGAGTCCACCAAGTTGCAGGTTGGATCCGGCAACCCTTGCGACGAGATGGATATGAACCTTTTCTATGCCTCCTCCACCATCATAGTGGGCAACGACGCGTGCACCCCTTTTTGGGATGCCCCTTGGGTGCGTGACCGCAAGCCAAAAGACATTGCACCCCTCATTTATGAAGCGTCCTCCCAAAAATATGGAAGCTTCGTGAATAAATGATGACGCTTGGGTTCGCAAAATCAAGGTCACCTCCAACTTCACCTTCGCGCATCTGCGACAATTCATTGTGCTTTGGACCACCATTCGTGGCTACGTAAGATCAAGGTCACCACCAACTTCACCTTCGTGCATCTGCGGCAATTCATTGTGCTTTGGACCACCATTCGTGGCTACACCCTCAAGGATAATGCCAAAGATGACATCATCTGGTAGCATACCGAGAGCATGATCTACACGGCCAAGTCCGCTTACTTGGCACAATTCTTTGGCCTTCTCCGCTCCCCCATGGAATAGGCGGTTTGGAAGGCTTGAGCTCCACCGAAGGTCAAATTGTTTGCATGGTTGGCCATGCAAAATAGGGTTTAGACCGCTGACCGGTTGGCCAAGCAGGGATGACCCGACTATGGACTTTGCCATCTATGCAAGCGCGAGCAGGAATCCATTGAGCATCTCATGTTCAAGTGCAGATACTCCATGAGGCTCTAGGGCATGATCAAGGAATGGCTTCAACTTGAAAGCATCGACACTACCACTGGCACTCGGCGAGTTCCATCAAAGATTGTGGACAACTCTTTGCAACTCTACCATTCCAAACCGGAAGGCGATGGCTTCTCTCACACTTATCACCTCTTGGACAATCTAGAACAAATGGAACACCCGTATCTTCCAACTCAAGAGCTCACCACTGGCGGTTCTCCTCGCGAGTATTAAGTCGGAGGTTCTAACTTGGGTAGCCGTAGGTGCAAAATATTTGGGTGTAATCACGGCGCAAGAGTCTATTGATTCCGTGCTCTCACACCTTGGTGTTGTAACAAAAACCTCAACTCTATTACCTCTTAATTAATGAATGAGGCAAGTCTTCTGGCTCCTTTCAAAAAACAAAGTTCTTGGGATCGCTCCCCTTCTGCAAGCCATGGTCCTGCCCTTATATAGAGTTCTAGAGGACCTACAATGGCTCCTTAACTACAAAGGTAAAAGGTTACGGTAGCCTTCGTTGCTCATGCGTCCACCGCTGAGTTCACCAAGAGTGGCAGGTAAACAATTGCCTGAATCCCATTTCTCTCTGATCGAGAGATACACCTGGTCGCGGTCGCCGTTCTGGGCTCCACCCGTCAGCATCTGATGATCGACAGAGGCTGCAGCTCTTGACAAGGCGCTAGGGCCTTGGTCAAAAAGTGGCCATGTGAAGTCGTGACAATATGCTCAACTGCCCCCCTTATCGCGCAGGGAATCATGATACCACCTTGTGAAAGAGTCCTCATTCCCTTAAAATGCGTAGCCTACGATGGGCTACGGTCGATAGCCTGCCTGGCATTTAATGCCCGATCGGCCATGCCCCAATTCGCGTTGCCTGACCCAACAACTTGAGCCCAGGGTAACCATGCTCAGAGGCTTTGGCCGTGTTCAAGAGCCTGGTGGTGTTCGGGAACGGATCGAGGTGCCACTGCTCTTTTAGTTGTGCCACGTGTCGAGCTTAGAGTATATCTTCTACTCTTTTTGGATGATTTATGATTTGCTTGATTGGCTCATAGCAAGACTGAACGAAACCAAGCTTCTCCAACATAGGCCACAACTTAACATATTTAAGTTGGGGAAATATTTTATTGAGAGGCCCATTTAGGTGTCCCCGGGAACCCAGTTTTCCAATACACCGTTAGTTTAGGATATGAATTCTGGAATTGGGAGGATTCAAGAGGCTTGGGTATTTTGCCATCAAGGGATTTCGTACAATCGAATTTTTTGGATGCTTTGAATTTTGGTTGTCATTTGTTTGTTCAAGAGCTTCCGGGGTCGACATTTTGTGGGATAATTAGGAAACATACATTATTGCCGTGATCAAAATGTACGAGCTATAGAGTCATACATAGCATGGAAATATGTTTGCTCTATCCTTCATTTTTGAGTCAGATAATATGAATACGAACAGAATTGATTGGCCAGCTGGGAAAGCCTTGCACATGAGACGGACAAGTGCAAGGAGGCGGAACAGAGTAGTCAAATTATAAACAAAAATGATGGCGAATTCTTGAGGATCCTATTTCCGCGTCACCATACTAGCATGTGTCTCGCTGTAGATTAAGGAATCATGGAATTAATTGATACTTCTATTTGCATACAACAAAACCTGTATAGCATAGAGCAGTAAGATTATTTTACCTAAATATATGCTTGCAACGATTTCAGCACTCGTGGAGTAGAGTGTGCTAATGCATGCATAATTTTTCTAGCCTAGCTAAACACACTTCTATTTGCATACAACAGAACATATATTTTTTCTGATCTAGCTTTTAGCTAGAGGCCATGTTCGAAGTAATGTTCTGTTGGAAAGGCAATTAAGGAGCTTGATGCAGGTTATTAGGAATATTGTTTTATCTACTTATAAATTAGAGAGATGAACCACAAATTTATCATTTCATCATTGTTTGAACTTTTTTGGCTAATGCTATTCTCTTGCATAAAAGGGTAATCAATTTCGTTTCTTATTGTGTTTGAATACTTCTATATCATGCTGTGTCCAATCATTTCAGTATGGTATCACTGTATCAGTGTGCCATAGTCATGCAAGAAGAAAACTGCATGGAAGTTTTCTCAATAAGGTTGAATATGTAGAAAGAAATGTTTAGAAAATTACCATGATTTCGAAGTTCAAAGGCTTGGTTCTGATGTGGTTTGATGCATTTTCAGCTCATTAAGGATTCTCTGGGTAGAGTTTACTTACCTTTTATGTGGGCATACACATGCTACCTATTATAATTGTAGGCGGTCTCTAATTTTATTATTTTTGAAATGTCTTTACTACGTTCTCTCAGCAGTATTTTTGGCATGCAATATTAGCTACAAGTGTCGTCACAAAAAGAAAAGGGCTACAAGTGGTAGTTTACTTTTCTGCAGCAACGGAAATTGAAGGAAATGCAGTCATTTGCTGCACGAGTAATATTTTTCTGAAACATTGCTAAGTTACTAAAACTTGAATGGAATGTTTCCAGGTATATGTGATGTAATACATTGAAGAGACATGGATGAAAGTTCCCATTCAAGATTCATATTTTTCCCTTGCCCCTGCCAACACTTTATTCTTAATTCAACCCATGAAAACAATTTACTTATTTTCCCTTTGGTCtgccagtttttttttcttttaggtctATGAAAGTCCTTATCCCACCTGATCGATTTCCATTAAGCCAGCTCACTGATGGCAAAAAGAACTGTACAATTACAGGGAATGTGGTGGGGAGGGAGGCGCAACTCCAGAAGTCAGGAACACCAAAGACAAAAGAGATGAAATGAAGGTAGCGGAACTACGTTGTCATTAGAAATCACCGTCTTAGTTAGGCACGTGTTCTATTGTTCTTTTTCTCACCGCCTTAAAAACAACACATATGAATAAATTAGTGTGTGAATTGAAACTCTGTTTTCTGTCTACAGATAATTATGGAAAGCATGTTCCATATCATGCTTCATCTTTCTTGTGATATTCTGTTCCGCATGAACACCAACGAATATTAGGATGCTTCAGACTTGGACAAGAGCATAGTTGTGCACATTCTCTTTGTGCTAAAGTTCCATATGTTCATTTGCTTAGATTTGTGATAATAATATTATTCAGCGCAGCTCACATAGTATGGCAGACCACTTGTGTAGAGAAGCAGCAACATAAGAATTGTGCCAAGCAACATGGATATGCAAATAAGGAATGCTTTTGTTGTTCTCTTTCGTACCTATACAATTATGCAAGCGAGCTAAGCTGCTAAACCTCTTTGGCTCTGTGTCAGTGTGCCCATGTCTGTGCGTGTAGTTGGTGTTTCTCAATAAAAAAAATGTCTAGCTACTTGCCCCGCCATAAGCTACCAGCCCCAACGAGAGCCGGCGTGGCGAAACGCACCTACCCATCTAGTACTTCTTGATCTCCTATGTTCCACGACTTTTCAATTGCATGAATAACAGCTTGCTGAAACAATTATTAATGACATAGCAGACTACTAATACCTGCATAATATATTAGTATCGCAAAGTCCTATGGAGTGCAAAGTACAAGTATGAAAATAGAGAGGAAGGTTACCATGTCGAAGAGTTGGTAAAGACAAGGATGGTGGGAAACCGGCAAACAGATGAGCACCCTTGTTATTGCGCTTTGATGCAAGGAACAACTCAAGCTGTAAAGTCTTCAGATTCAACGAAACCAAATGGAATGGATATTGGTCGTCTTCTCCAAGCCCTTGTAGGAGTAAGTATCCCCCCGCTACACCCATGAATATATAGCCGCCATTATTTACGGGTAAATTGAACGTTGCCTCTGACAGCCACTGGTTTGCACCAACTCCATCATTTTGCAACACATAATACCTGAGTTCAGTTGTGAAATGCTCATTAATAAACATCTTAATCCTTCCATTCGCTGCCTCCAAAATGGCAACCTGTGCTTCATTTTCACCGGTGCCATCTGGGAGGTCCACAACTGAGAAACCCATGCTGCGTGTGTCGAGCATGAGCAACTTGCTTGCCGGAGAAAGCACCCAACAGAAGTAGCCGTGTGCATAGTGGCGTATTACTGACCGCCGGTATGACTCTGGCTGGTTACCTGATCCTGTGAGCAAACTGATCCAATTGTCAAATGTAACAGCACGCCATTGTTCAGCACCTGAACCTGAAGAGAAGATGAGGAGGACCAGCTTGGTTTTGCACTGCACCAAGCAAATAACTTTGAAAGACATGCCGTCCTCATCCTCGGCCGCCGGAGGAGCAAGGAAGGGCTCGAAACGCAGCACGTCGGGTGGCTGCACCAAGGCGGCTAGGTCGTCGGGGATGGGAGGTAGCAGGATGTAGCGCCGGGACAGGGGGTCACAGACAGCCAGGTCCCTGACAAAGACGTGGCAGTCGAAATTGGTGCCCTCTGGGACGCCGGAAAAGAGGGCGCGGCCGTCCCGCAAGTCGCGCCTACGCCAGCGCGCGGGGTTGGGGAGGAAGGCGCATGagaagtcggcggcggcggcgtcgtcaagCCCGGAGAAAGCGGCCGCGGCGGCCGCGGAGGGGTGCGGCGGCTGGGCCAGTTGCAGCAGCGGCCGGTCCCAGCGGGGCCGGGGAAGGGGAGAGACGATGCCCAGTAGAGACGGCGGGTAGCGAGTGCGGAAGCGGCGGAGGAAGCGGTGATTCGTGACGAGGCGGCGGATGGAGACTCGGGACATGGAGGCGCGGACGAGGTCGCCGGCGTCGGAGAGGCAGAGGAGGATTTCCTCGAGCATCTCGTTTGGTAGGGTGAGCAGCGTCGTCGGCGGGATGTCGCCTGGAAGGCAGCGAAGCGTCGACGACGCCATTGGGATCGATCTGGACTTCTGGAGTATGGATTGGGAGGGGGAAATGGGGTTTCCGTTTCCTTGCTCTTTCTTGCTCTCTCCTGGTCCTGGGGACTCGGGAGTGTGGACTGAAAGAATTGGGCCGCTGGTTCTGGAAACGGTGCGACTGTTTCCCGAAAAATACGCTTTGTTTCAGCCGGTCTTTGCAAAATTGCTTTCGTTGGAAAAAATAGTGAAGACAAAAAATAGTTTGCAATTTTTTTCTACATCCTCTGTGTATTGCAAAATTTCCGTCCCCAACAACATCCATGTTAAAAAAGTGAAGACAAAAAAAATCTTCAACATCACCTATGTTGCAAAAGGTTTCTGCAAATGAATTCCATTGCAAAGGGCTCTGCAACACTATCATTGTTGCAATGGTGAAGACCATGCTAGACGTTGGATGACGTCAGATATCATGGCTGCCGAGGCGACGAATATTTTAAAAATATCAGCTAGCCGACATTTAGCATATGCCCCGAAAGCTATCCACGATGCCATGCGCAAAATTTCCATGATTCATGGCCATGCTGTAAATTTTCCGTGATTATCGTTACGTTGCGCCAAGGAGCAAGCGGGGGAACGTGCACTCTTCATTATCTCTTGATCACAAAATGAAGCTCGGCTGTACAAAAATTAAGCATGCCTTAAGTTCTGTTTTCACGTATTCCCTCCGTCACAAAATTCTTGTCATATCTAGACTAATTTAAGATAAGAATTTTAGGACGGAGAGAGTATATGATTAAGTTAATTGTCTGTATCACATATGTAGAGGCCGGAAAAATCGCCTTTTCAAAAGAGATGTGCACATGAATGAGTGTATGTAAGTGTTTATGTTTGTATTGTGTTGGGTTAAGTATAATATCCATATTCAATCATTTCTTTTACACGTGGGTATCAAAAACAAAATTCGATCATAAATTAAGCATGTCTAAATTATATTccctttttttgcggggaaaattATGTTCCCTTTTACCCACAAAAAAAATATTCCCCTTAGAAAATGCGTTCAAAATTGTGGTTAAGATTAAGCTCAACTATAAAGTTAAAAACTGACGAATGAAGCTCAACTATAAAGTTAAAAAATGACGAATATAAAGTTGGACATGGTAATGTCTCATGTCCAACTCTAATAATTTTCCTATGATCATGCCTTATGCATGATCACAAAGGCACCACGGAAAACTATAAGTACAATGCTTAACTCAAACTATAATTCTTAGCATACTTCGAGTACAGAAGGATGCTCGGGATTTTGCTTCATGGCCCCACACAAAAGACGATGTTTACACAGAAAGGTCGGCATATAATTTTGTGAGCACTGATTTTTCAGAGAGACAGAAATGGCAAGGGGACTACTTCAGATTAGAAGGTCATGGAGAAAAAAAATGGAGGAAGCTATTATGGGCAATTCAATGCCCAAATAAAATGAAAGTAATTTTGTGGAGGTTGTCCCATAATTTTCCCCCAACAGGTGTTCAACTACAAGTGAGATCAACCCCCTCAAGGTATGATTGTCGTTTCTGCAGTAGGGAGGAAACCATTGAACATTGCGTTTTTGCGATGTCACTATGTTAAAGAAATCTAGAAATAGTTAAGAAAGATTATGGTTTTTGCCTGGAAAGTTTTACTCACATTAGGCAACGGATTTTGGAATGGCCACAAAACCCTGCATATTTTCACTCTATGATTAAGGCAGTGGCAATATGGCACATATGAAAAATAGAAATGCCTGTCGTAATGGTGAGGCTTTAATTCATCATCTTCGTGTAGTGGGAAAGATCAAAGCTTATGTTGAATTTACCAATATGCATTCTTCCAGTTTGACCACTTCCATTAGATGTCAAGCCTTGAGGTCAAACCAAAAATGGTCTCCATCGCGGATGGGGCGATGCTTGTCAATGTGGATGCAGTAATATTCTCCCAATCTGCAAGAGCGAGCTTCCGTGTGGTGACACGTGATCACCGGGGAAGAATGCATGAAACAAACAAAGGTTACTTTGAGCGAGTTCAAATTCGTGAAGTAGTAGAAGCCATGGCACTTCGTCAAATCTTAATCCTTGCCAATAACACTAGCATGCGGAAGATCATGGTAGCATCAGATTGCCtatggttgatcaacaaggtcaagGGTCTAGGTTTTGATAGGTCCCCTATTGGAGCCATAGTCCATGATATTAGGAAATGGGCCACACAGTTTGTCTCTTGTACTTTTATCCATGCCAGACGTTCTGTTAACAAGGCAGCACGTGTTCTGGCTAAATCTATAGAGCATGTTGTTTGGTAGTTATGAATGGATAAAGGGGTGCAGCTGCCCATTACCTAAAAAAACTCAATTTATAAGCATGTAGGCAGTTtttttatttttgcaaaattgtcggCAGTATATAAAAGTAAAGCAAATGAAAGTTTCTTTTAAGTAAATTCTATGAAAAAATATTAGCTATTTATTAGGATTAATAGACTAAATATTCAGATGTTGAGGAAAACAAGTGAAAAAAGAAAGAGTGAATGGACAAAATCAAAAGAAGGGTTTATTGCAATCAATGTCGACACTACTTTCGACTATGAGTTGTGCACATGTTGTATTGGAGAGGTGGCTCAAGATGAGATGGGCAGGTTCAAGGTTGATTGCAATGAAGAAGTTACTTATGTCATTGACGCGTTGGGACAATAGAAGCTCTAGCCATACGACATGGACTAGCTTTACCAAATGAATTCGGGTTTAACAATCCAGTCAAGTTGCTTCCAAGCAACAAAGACTCTCCAAGGGGAGGAGGGTCCACAACGGTCGCTCCTTATTTTGGGGGAGGTCTCCGATTAACGTTGGTGTGACAGTTGTTTTGCTACAGTTTTTTGTAAAGATAGATTGGAGTAAGTGTTGGGTGTATATCTTGCTGATTTTGACCGGTCTGCTAGATTTTTTATTGCCGCCGAAACCGATGCTTCAGGAAGTCACACGAGCTGCTTGATCCAACCATGACATATCAACAAAGGAGCCTCATCCAGAGCGTAATACATAAGACGCGCTAGTGAGGTATAATGAGACTTGAAACCCCACATGCCTGGGAGGGGCCCCGTTAATGAGTGCAGCGACAATGTGTTGCCCTAGGTTGGCTTGGCCACCCCTAGAGCCTTATAATTCACTACAGTCGGTTATGATGAACAACAAAGTACAAGAAGCAAGAAACTAGGGTAAGTGATAAATAATACTCACAAAGTAGTAATGGATGtgtttgatcgattgtgtgttgctgTAATGCTTCCTATATTTACGGGGaaactaatttatttatttttgcaataAAGGGTTTTAGAATCCTATCTCGGCCCTTAGATCTTGCGTGATTCAGATGAGTGCACCCAGAGCCTATGAATTCCTCCGGATGGGCTCTGGCCCAAGTCAACATGTTTCTATATTGGCTAGGAGGG is a window of Triticum dicoccoides isolate Atlit2015 ecotype Zavitan chromosome 2B, WEW_v2.0, whole genome shotgun sequence DNA encoding:
- the LOC119362578 gene encoding uncharacterized protein LOC119362578, with translation MASSTLRCLPGDIPPTTLLTLPNEMLEEILLCLSDAGDLVRASMSRVSIRRLVTNHRFLRRFRTRYPPSLLGIVSPLPRPRWDRPLLQLAQPPHPSAAAAAAFSGLDDAAAADFSCAFLPNPARWRRRDLRDGRALFSGVPEGTNFDCHVFVRDLAVCDPLSRRYILLPPIPDDLAALVQPPDVLRFEPFLAPPAAEDEDGMSFKVICLVQCKTKLVLLIFSSGSGAEQWRAVTFDNWISLLTGSGNQPESYRRSVIRHYAHGYFCWVLSPASKLLMLDTRSMGFSVVDLPDGTGENEAQVAILEAANGRIKMFINEHFTTELRYYVLQNDGVGANQWLSEATFNLPVNNGGYIFMGVAGGYLLLQGLGEDDQYPFHLVSLNLKTLQLELFLASKRNNKGAHLFAGFPPSLSLPTLRHDI